One Algoriphagus sp. Y33 genomic window, CTACCAAGATTCCGGTAATGTTCTCGGAGCTTGTATCCAAAACTAACTTACTTGTAGTTAAATCAGGACCTGCAAAGGAAATTCAATTAGTCGGTTATCACTTAAAAATTTGTAAACAGGTTCATTAATTATAAGCTCTTCTGAATTCCAAAGGAGATTGAAGGGTCTTCCGCTTGAATAATTTGTTGAAGGATTGCGAGCGCTCAAACCCCAATTGATAGGCAATCTCGGAAACCGATAAGTTTGTAGTGGACAGGTATTCCTTTGCCTTGTCAATCAATTTGTCGTGAATGTGCTGCTGGGCACTTTGGCCGGTAAGCGAACGCAACATATCACTTAAATAACCCGGAGATAAATTAAGTTGACTTGCCAAATATTCTACCGTAAGAATACCCTCATGCAAACAATTTTCCTTATCAAAGTATTCGCTTATCAGCCGTTCTGCTTTAGTCAACAAATCGTTGCTTACAGCGTTCCTTGTGATGAACTGTCTTGCGTAAAAGCGATTACAATAATTTAGCAGTAAGTCCAATTGAGCCAATAGTACCATTTGTGTATGATGGTCTATAAATTGATATTCTTCCTCAATTTTTTCAAATATGCCAATTAGATTTTTCTCTTCTTTTTCAGAAAGATGCAATGCCTCCTTTACCTCGTACGAAAAAAAGTTGTATTTCTTGATCGTGCTTGCCAACGGATGCTTCCCTAAAAAATCCGGATGGAACATCAAAACATAACCACTTCCTAAGGATTCATTAAAGGAATTCGTGGCTTCTACCTCAACCGATTGAACTTGTTTTGGCGCAACAAAAATCATTGTACCCCTGTCAAAATCATAGTACTGTTGTCCGTACTTTATTTTGGTCTGAATATTTTTCTTTAGAGAGATGGTATAAAAATTGGTGGCAAATTTTTTCCATACCTCGGAATTTATTACGTGCAGTTCAGAAACCTGCACCACACTAATGAGTGGATGCAATGGCGGAGAAATTGATAATAACCGATGAAACTCGGATAAGGAATTTATAATTTTCATCGCTTTTATTATTTATAACGGCTTTTACCTCCCTTATTTTAAGCTGATTTGCCAATACAAAAAACCAAAGACAAGCAGGGCAAGTAGTTCAATAAGCAACCAATCTATTTGTTTGACAAAAAACCCGTCCATAACCAGTCCCATTAACCTGGCTAAGATTACGCCAAGTGTCAAGGCGGTCAACATTCCGGTTATTGTCAGCCAAAGCGTCCAATTGTTATGACCTAATAAGAAGATACCCAAACCAATCAGCAAGCCCCATTTCACCCTGATTTCTATCATCGTATTTGGGTCAACCGATAATTGGATTTTTGCAAGTATATCAGGTTTAAACGTGAATATAAATCCTAAAATAAGTGAAATAAAACCTGCTATTTTGGATATGGAATACATAGTTTTAAATTAAACTTACTACTTATTCGTTTATAAACTGACTTTTAATTTCTTTTCTAAAAGCCTCTGAACCTATTGATAGCCGCCGATCATAGATGGCATTTGCGTCTGGGCC contains:
- a CDS encoding AraC family transcriptional regulator, producing the protein MKIINSLSEFHRLLSISPPLHPLISVVQVSELHVINSEVWKKFATNFYTISLKKNIQTKIKYGQQYYDFDRGTMIFVAPKQVQSVEVEATNSFNESLGSGYVLMFHPDFLGKHPLASTIKKYNFFSYEVKEALHLSEKEEKNLIGIFEKIEEEYQFIDHHTQMVLLAQLDLLLNYCNRFYARQFITRNAVSNDLLTKAERLISEYFDKENCLHEGILTVEYLASQLNLSPGYLSDMLRSLTGQSAQQHIHDKLIDKAKEYLSTTNLSVSEIAYQLGFERSQSFNKLFKRKTLQSPLEFRRAYN